The Natrinema caseinilyticum genomic sequence CGGCCAGCGACGTCACGACGACCCATCGGAGAACGCCCTCGAGAGCGAACAACAACGGGACCGCGAGCGCAACCGAGAGCAAGAGGTCTTCGGGTGCCCCGTCGTAGCGAACCCATCTGTAGGGAGCGATCCACCGGTCGCGGTAGTGGTCGTACACGGCGCGGTCGGAAGTCGCTTCCCACGGGCGCAATTCGAGACCGCCGCCGAAGATATCCGTGACGCTGTGGACGGCCGCACCGAGGAGGAAAAACGCCGCGGCGGCCGTCAGAATCGACGGCACGAACACGGCTATCGGCACGGCCGCGAGCACGAACGCGGAGAAGTAGACGGGATAGTGAAGCGTCTTCCGATGGCCGACGTACATATCGAGGTCGGGGAACACGCCCCCCAGGAATCCCGCTCCGAGTGCCACGCCGGCGTACTCCGGCATCGCGAGCGCGTACGGAAGTGCGAGCAACAACCCGGTGAACGCGTGAGTCGGAAGCATCATCGTGTCGTATTACAAGGGACGGAACGGTTTCAACGCATCGGTGCGTTCGGTATCCTCCTGTTGACCGGCACAATCCCGTGTTACCCGGGCGATCGGTGGACTCGCCGGGTCCCAACAGTCCCGAACGGGCCACTGCGAGACGCACCCGACCACCGGAGCGTCGAACGAGCCGTTACCCCGGCCGTGCCACGACCAGTATCGGAACGTCGATCGTCCGCAACAGCGTCGAGGTCACGCTGCCGAGAACGCGGCGCTCGAGGTTCGATCGGCCGTGAGAACCCATGACGACCAGATCGATGCCGTGATCGGCGACGTACTCGCTGATTCCCGCGGCAGCACCGTCGAGTGCCGTCGTCCGAACGACGTCGGTCTCGACGTTCACGTCCGGTGCCGTCTCGGCGATCTCACTCGCGACCGCATCGACGGCGTCCCGTCCCTCCGCTTCGAGGCGCTCGATAAATTCCGTTTCGAGGCCGCCCGCGCTGAACATCCCGCCCGCGTTCTGTATGTCGACGACGTTCAGCGCGTGAACGGCGCCCCCGCAGTACTGAGCGATCGTCACGGCCGGGTTGGTTGCGGCCTCGGCGTTCTCACTGCCGTCCGTCGGAACGAGGAGGCGGGAGTAGTCCGTCGCCTTCGTCGTCGCTCCGTCGCCGTGGGGCACGACCAGAACCGGGATCTCACTCCGGTGAAGCACGTACTCGGTAACACCACCGAGGAGTCGCTTTCCGAGCCCCGTTAGCCCCTGTCTCCCGATGACGATCATCGTCGCGTCCCGTCGGGCAGCATACTCGCAAATCTGCTCGCCGGGCTTGCCGTCCGTCAGTTCGGTCCGCACCGGCTGCCCGAGGTCCGCCGCGATCTCCGCTATCTCCTCGAGAACAGACTCGCCTCGCTCGCGGAGTCGTTTCTGTTCGTCGGCCGACGTAGCGAGTCGGATCGATTTCTGCTCGACGACGTGTACCACGTCGACAGTCGCGTCGACGACGGTCGCTAGCTCGAGGCCCCGTGTTGCGGCCCGCTTGGATTCTTCGCTTCCGTCGACGGGGATCACGATATGGTCGACCATTCGTGTGGGGGTTCGGACCCAGCGACCTTCACTATTTGTGGCGGCCTCGTGCTCAGTCGACGACGAGGACCTGGGCCGTCGCCTCGTCGGCAACCTGTTTCGAGACGCTACCTCGAACGAGGTGGTCCAGTTCCCTGTGCCGCCCCATGACGATGAGATCGACGTCGTTTTCGGCCGCGTATCTCAGGATCGACTCGCCGCGAAGGCCGTGAGTCACGCACTGCTCGACGCGGTCGACCCCGGCTTCCATCGCACGGTCGCGTACGTACTCGACCGCCTGCTGCCCGATCGTCTCGAGGTCCGCGAACGTAATTCCCGGGGCGATTGCGGCAGAGTTGATCACGTACATCGTATGAAGCGTCGCGTCCTGATCGGCCGCGAGTTCGATGGCCTCGTCGATCGCTCGCTCGGTGTTCGTTCGCCCGTCGGTCGGAATGAGGATATCGTGGTACACACGACTCCGTCCACCGAGGATCGTGATAAAAACGGCGAGCCCATCCCCCCGTCTTCAGGCGGGGGCAGCGGAAGGCCGACCGAAACGCGGCCGAGATACCGCACGTGGGGAGTGCCGACCGGCCGAGGAGCCGACGTCGGGTGCCGGTTCAGGCGGTCAGAACCGGCCGATCCGCCGTTCGAACGACCCGTTCGGCGGTGCTACCGATCCTCTGGTCGCGGGTGTGACTCTGGCCCTGATACCCGATTACGATGAGATCCGCGTCGACATCCTCGGCACGCGCCAGAATTTCCTCCCAGGGGCGACCGTGACAGAGGCACGTCGACACCTCGGTTCCGTAGTTGTCGGCGCGCTCGGCCAGGTCAGTCAACAGGTCCTGACCGCGGTCCTCGAGTTCGTCGAGAACGATTTCGGTGCTGCTCAGCGCCGGTTCGCCGTACCGAAACGTCTCGACGCAGTAGAGGAGATCGATCTGCGCGTCGTATTCGTCTGCGAGGGCCAATGCGTGTTCGACGGCACGGTTCGCCGGATCGCTTCCGTCGGTGGGAACGAGGATCGTCTCGTACATTATCGGAACATCACGTACAACGAGAAATCGGCGCAAATAGCTTTCACCACACGACGTGACACGTCCGTCGCTCGGGTCGCCGCGAAAAAACGGGGCTCTCGCGTACGGCGACCGGCCGAGAACTTCCGTCCGGACGCCGGGTACCTCGAACCCGACGAGCCAATGTGCCTCGTCACCGGACACGTCGAAAGGGCTGACTCGCCGTCCGACACGACGCGTCTCGCCCACGGCCGATCCGGCGGTCGCGAGCACCGAACCGTCGGCGACGTCTTCGGTACCCGGGCGAACACTCCCCGAGCGGATCGTCACCTTCGAGTAGCGGACCGCCGACGCCCACCACCGCGACTCACTCCTCAGTTGGACTGCGACGCGCGATCATGCCGAGTCCGATCCACGAAATGACGACGTCGCCGTCCTGTGTGATCCCCTCGAGACGGCTGTCGACGTATCCCCGTCGGGGATCGCTTTCCGAGACTCGCTTGTCCAAAACCTCCGTGCGGATAGAGAGCGTATCCCCCGGCTTCACCGGTTGTTTCCACCGAAGTTCGTCGACCCCGCGGGCGCCCATGCTCGCTCGTTCCTGTATCGGGCCGTCGACGAGCATCCGCATGCAAATCGAGGCGGTGTGCCACCCCGACGCGACCAGTTCGCCGAAGGCCGACTCCGCGGCGGCGTCCTCGTCGACGTGGAACGGCTGCGGGTCGTAGCGCTCGGCGAACTCGATGATCTCCTCTTTCGTGACGTGATATTCGCCGAACTCCCGGGTTTCCCCGACCTCGATATCCTCGTAGTAGCGCATGGACGGCATATGGACGTTCCGACTGCAAGAACCTGTGGACCGAGGCAGAGCGGGTCGCCGAGACGACGACTCGAGGCGAGCCAGGTACGGACACCCGCCGGCCGGTTCCGGCCGGTCACCCCGTCGATCGGTCGATGTCGGTGTTCGACTCGAGCGTCCGTTCGTTTCGCGTCCGAACGGACAGGAGAATCGCACAGGTGGCGGCGATCAGCCCGGAAACCGTCGCGATCGTGAACGCGATCCGGTACCCGAACTCCGTGTAGACTCGTGCACCGTTGACGGTTTCACCGGTCCAGTAGGCATCGAGTGCGGCACCGAGAATAACGGGGAAGACGGCCGCACCGATCCAGGCCATCGTGTTGATCAGTCCGATGACGGTGCCGCTTGCCCCATCCGGGTGGCGTTCCTTGATGACGGTGTAGGCGAGCGGGATGCCCCCGCGCAGGACCCGCGAGAAGAGGAAAATCGCGCCGACGAGTATGAGGGGGACGGTACCGAACGCGGCGAAGACGCCCCAGGTCAGGCCGAAGACGAACGTCGAGAGGACGATGAGGCCGAATCGCTTGCCCGACCGGTCCGAGAGCCAGCCGAACAGCGTCGGGCCGACCATGCCGCCGACGTTGCCCAGGAGGAGGTATACCGACGCTTCCGTCACGGAAATGTCGTGCGTCTGGACGAGATAGGGAATCCCCCACAGGCCGAATATCGTGATCCCGATGCCGGTCATGAAAAAGAGCATGACGCCGAGCAACCACGTCTCGGGCTCTCGCACCGCGGCCCCCACGTACCGTTTGAGCGTCGCGGCCGATGTCACGTTCGGCCGGTTCGGGACGTTTTCGATCGGTGGCAGGTCGGCGGCCGACGGCGAATCGTGCGAGAGCAGGGTGATACCGACCGCGACCGCGAGCCCGACCGCGCCGAGACCGATCATCGCGGACCGCCAGCCGACGGTCGTGACGGCCACTGCCAGCGGCGTCGTCGCCGCCAACCCGCCCAGTATGCCCACGCTGAAGGTCACACCCGTCATCGTGGCGAACTCGTCCGGACGGAACCAGTTCGCACAGAACCGGAGCGCCGCGACGAACAGGACGCTCGCACCCATCCCGATCAGCAGCCGTCCGACGAACGCCAGCCCGTACGTCGGTGAGAGGCCGAAAACGAGCGCGCCGACGCTCATCAGTATCGTCCCCGCTGCGGCGATCACGCGCGATCCGTACCGGTCCGCGAGCAGACCGGCCGGTACCTGAAAGACCGCATAGAGATAGAAAAACGACGAGTGTAATAAGCCGAGACTCGTCCCCGTCGTGTCGAACGACCGCATCAACTGTTCCGACAGGACCGCGGTCGACGAGCGGTGGAGGCTCACCAGGAAAAACGCCGAGACCAGCACACCCCACCCAATCCATCGCCGACGATACGGATCCGAGAGCGCGTTCACCTGCAGAAATTTGGTACCAGTTTTATTAAAACTAGGTCTCAATCGGGAGTTTCGGCGTCGCCGTGAGAGCGCCCCGTTCGCAGCTATCCGACGGCCGAGTCTCCCCCATCGCTCGATCCGGGACGCGTTCGATGGCGAGAACGGCCGAACGCCGACGAAGCCGGGCGAGCGGTAACGGAGCCGGTCCAGCGCCGACGGAATCGAGCGGGCGGTAACCGGGTCGTCGAATACCGACCGGAACGGGCGACGTCTGCGAACCGTCGGTCACCCCCTCGATCGCCGACGGCGCCTGGGGCTTTCAAAACACCTATGCAACGCCAAACTGGGGTTTCGATATGGACCTCGAGGACCACTCCGT encodes the following:
- a CDS encoding MFS transporter translates to MNALSDPYRRRWIGWGVLVSAFFLVSLHRSSTAVLSEQLMRSFDTTGTSLGLLHSSFFYLYAVFQVPAGLLADRYGSRVIAAAGTILMSVGALVFGLSPTYGLAFVGRLLIGMGASVLFVAALRFCANWFRPDEFATMTGVTFSVGILGGLAATTPLAVAVTTVGWRSAMIGLGAVGLAVAVGITLLSHDSPSAADLPPIENVPNRPNVTSAATLKRYVGAAVREPETWLLGVMLFFMTGIGITIFGLWGIPYLVQTHDISVTEASVYLLLGNVGGMVGPTLFGWLSDRSGKRFGLIVLSTFVFGLTWGVFAAFGTVPLILVGAIFLFSRVLRGGIPLAYTVIKERHPDGASGTVIGLINTMAWIGAAVFPVILGAALDAYWTGETVNGARVYTEFGYRIAFTIATVSGLIAATCAILLSVRTRNERTLESNTDIDRSTG
- a CDS encoding MaoC family dehydratase: MRYYEDIEVGETREFGEYHVTKEEIIEFAERYDPQPFHVDEDAAAESAFGELVASGWHTASICMRMLVDGPIQERASMGARGVDELRWKQPVKPGDTLSIRTEVLDKRVSESDPRRGYVDSRLEGITQDGDVVISWIGLGMIARRSPTEE
- a CDS encoding metal-dependent hydrolase, whose translation is MMLPTHAFTGLLLALPYALAMPEYAGVALGAGFLGGVFPDLDMYVGHRKTLHYPVYFSAFVLAAVPIAVFVPSILTAAAAFFLLGAAVHSVTDIFGGGLELRPWEATSDRAVYDHYRDRWIAPYRWVRYDGAPEDLLLSVALAVPLLFALEGVLRWVVVTSLAVAVVYTAVRRLLPAIAELLFEDQLVSSLPTRVLAYVPTRYLDE
- a CDS encoding universal stress protein is translated as MVDHIVIPVDGSEESKRAATRGLELATVVDATVDVVHVVEQKSIRLATSADEQKRLRERGESVLEEIAEIAADLGQPVRTELTDGKPGEQICEYAARRDATMIVIGRQGLTGLGKRLLGGVTEYVLHRSEIPVLVVPHGDGATTKATDYSRLLVPTDGSENAEAATNPAVTIAQYCGGAVHALNVVDIQNAGGMFSAGGLETEFIERLEAEGRDAVDAVASEIAETAPDVNVETDVVRTTALDGAAAGISEYVADHGIDLVVMGSHGRSNLERRVLGSVTSTLLRTIDVPILVVARPG
- a CDS encoding universal stress protein, yielding MYETILVPTDGSDPANRAVEHALALADEYDAQIDLLYCVETFRYGEPALSSTEIVLDELEDRGQDLLTDLAERADNYGTEVSTCLCHGRPWEEILARAEDVDADLIVIGYQGQSHTRDQRIGSTAERVVRTADRPVLTA
- a CDS encoding universal stress protein, producing MYHDILIPTDGRTNTERAIDEAIELAADQDATLHTMYVINSAAIAPGITFADLETIGQQAVEYVRDRAMEAGVDRVEQCVTHGLRGESILRYAAENDVDLIVMGRHRELDHLVRGSVSKQVADEATAQVLVVD